One window of Cervus elaphus chromosome 2, mCerEla1.1, whole genome shotgun sequence genomic DNA carries:
- the RPS6KA4 gene encoding ribosomal protein S6 kinase alpha-4 isoform X1 gives MGDEDEDEGCAVELQITEANLTGHEEKVGVENFQLLKVLGTGAYGKVFLVRKAGGHDAGKLYAMKVLRKAALVQRAKTQEHTRTERSVLELVRQAPFLVTLHYAFQTDAKLHLILDYVNGGEMFTHLYQRQYFKEAEVRVYGGEIVLALEHLHKLGIIYRDLKLENVLLDSEGHIVLTDFGLSKEFLTEEKERTFSFCGTIEYMAPEIIRSKSGHGKAVDWWSLGILLFELLTGASPFTLEGERNTQAEVSRRILKCSPPFPPRIGPVAQDLLQRLLCKDPRKRLGAGPQGAQEVKDHPFFQGLDWAALAARKIPAPFRPQIRSELDVGNFAEEFTRLEPVYSPPGSPPPGDPRIFQGYSFVAPSILFDRNNAVMTDVLEASGAGDRPGPAALARSVMMQDSPFFQQYELDLREPALGQGSFSVCRRCRQLQSGQEFAVKILSRRLEENTQREVAALRLCQSHPNVVKLHEVHHDQLHTYLVLELLQGGELLEHIRKKRHFSESEASQILRSLVSAVSFMHEEAGVVHRDLKPENILYADDTPGAPVKIIDFGFARLRPQSPAGPMQTPCFTLQYAAPELLAQQGYDESCDLWSLGVILYMMLSGQVPFQGASGQGGQSQAAEIMCKIREGRFSLDGEAWEGVSEEAKELVRGLLTVDPAKRLKLEGLRGSSWLQDGSARSSPPLRTPDVLESSGSAVRSGLNATFMAFNRGKREGFFLKSVENAPLAKRRKQKLRSAATSRRVSPAPAAPGRAPAAKGGPRRANGPLPPS, from the exons ATGGGGGACGAGGACGAGGACGAGGGCTGTGCCGTGGAGCTGCAGATCACCgaag CCAACCTGACGGGGCACGAGGAGAAGGTAGGCGTGGAGAACTTCCAGCTGCTCAAGGTGCTGGGCACGGGAG CCTACGGGAAGGTGTTCCTGGTGCGGAAGGCGGGCGGGCACGACGCGGGCAAGCTGTATGCCATGAAGGTGCTGCGCAAGGCAGCCTTGGTGCAGCGTGCCAAGACACAGGAGCACACACGCACCGAGCGCTCCGTGCTGGAGCTGGTGCGCCAGGCACCCTTCCTGGTCACGCTGCACTACGCCTTCCAGACTGATGCCAAGCTGCACCTCATCCTGG ACTATGTGAACGGCGGCGAGATGTTCACCCACCTCTACCAGCGCCAGTACTTCAAGGAGGCCGAGGTGCGCGTGTATGGGGGCGAGATCGTGCTGGCTCTGGAGCACCTGCATAAG CTGGGCATCATCTACCGAGATCTGAAGCTGGAGAATGTGCTTCTGGACTCCGAGGGCCATATTGTCCTCACCGACTTTGGGCTTAGCAAGGAGTTCCTGACAGAGGAG AAAGAGCGGACCTTCTCCTTCTGCGGCACCATCGAGTACATGGCCCCTGAAATCATCCGCAGCAAGTCGGGCCACGGCAAG GCTGTAGACTGGTGGAGCCTTGGCATCCTGCTCTTCGAGCTGCTGACAGGGGCCTCACCCTTCACCCTGGAGGGCGAGAGGAACACGCAGGCAGAGGTGTCTCG ACGGATCCTGAAGtgctcccctcccttccccccccgGATCGGGCCAGTGGCACAGGACCTACTGCAGCGGCTACTCTGCAAGGACCCCAGGAAGCGACTGGGTGCAGGACCCCAGGGGGCACAGGAAGTTAAGGACCACCCCTTCTTCCAG gGTCTGGACTGGGCTGCTCTGGCTGCTAGGAAGATTCCAGCCCCATTCCGACCCCAGATCCGCTCAGAGCTGGATGTGGGCAACTTTGCAGAGGAATTTACCCGACTGGAGCCTGTCTACTCACCCCCTGGCAGCCCCCCACCTGGGGACCCTCGCATCTTCCAG GGATACTCCTTCGTGGCGCCATCCATCTTGTTTGACCGCAACAACGCGGTGATGACCGATGTGCTGGAAGCGTCTGGCGCTGGAGACCGGCCCGGCCCGGCGGCGTTGGCCAGGAGCGTCATGATGCAG GATTCGCCCTTCTTCCAGCAGTACGAACTGGACCTGCGGGAACCCGCGTTGGGCCAGGGTAGTTTCTCCGTGTGCCGCCGCTGCCGCCAGCTACAGAGCGGCCAAGAGTTCGCGGTCAAGATCCTCAGTCGCAG gctggAGGAGAACACGCAGCGCGAAGTGGCTGCCCTGCGGCTGTGCCAGTCGCATCCCAACGTGGTGAAGCTGCACGAAGTGCATCACGACCAG CTGCACACGTACCTGGTCCTGGAGCTGCTGCAGGGCGGGGAGCTGCTGGAGCACATCCGCAAGAAGCGGCACTTCAGCGAGTCCGAGGCGAGCCAGATCCTGCGCAGCCTCGTGTCGGCCGTGAGCTTCATGCACGAGGAGGCGGGCGTAGTGCACCGCGACCTGAAGCCCGAG AACATCCTGTACGCCGATGACACGCCCGGGGCCCCGGTGAAGATCATCGACTTCGGGTTCGCGCGCCTGCGCCCGCAAAGCCCCGCAGGGCCCATGCAGACGCCTTGCTTCACGCTGCAGTACGCGGCCCCCGAACTGCTGGCCCAGCAGGGCTACGACGAGTCCTGCGACCTCTGGAGCCTCGGCGTCATTCTG TACATGATGCTGTCGGGCCAGGTCCCCTTCCAGGGGGCCTCAGGCCAAGGCGGGCAGAGCCAGGCGGCGGAGATCATGTGCAAGATCCGCGAGGGGCGCTTCTCTCTTGACGGGGAGGCCTGGGAAGGCGTGTCTGAGGAAGCCAAGGAGCTGGTCCGAG GGCTCCTGACTGTGGATCCCGCCAAGCGGCTGAAGCTCGAGGGGCTGCGGGGCAGCTCATGGCTGCAGGACGGCAGCGCGCGCTCCTCGCCTCCGCTGCGGACGCCGGACGTGCTGGAGTCCTCGGGGTCCGCTGTGCGCTCCGGGCTCAACGCCACCTTCATG GCGTTCAACAGGGGCAAACGCGAGGGTTTCTTCCTGAAGAGCGTGGAAAACGCGCCGCTGGCCAAGCGGCGGAAACAGAAGCTACGGAGCGCCGCCACGTCCCGCCGCGTCTCCCCCGCGCCCGCCGCCCCGGGCCGGGCCCCGGCTGCCAAGGGAGGCCCCCGACGAGCCAATGGCCCCCTACCCCCCTCCTAG
- the RPS6KA4 gene encoding ribosomal protein S6 kinase alpha-4 isoform X2, which produces MKVLRKAALVQRAKTQEHTRTERSVLELVRQAPFLVTLHYAFQTDAKLHLILDYVNGGEMFTHLYQRQYFKEAEVRVYGGEIVLALEHLHKLGIIYRDLKLENVLLDSEGHIVLTDFGLSKEFLTEEKERTFSFCGTIEYMAPEIIRSKSGHGKAVDWWSLGILLFELLTGASPFTLEGERNTQAEVSRRILKCSPPFPPRIGPVAQDLLQRLLCKDPRKRLGAGPQGAQEVKDHPFFQGLDWAALAARKIPAPFRPQIRSELDVGNFAEEFTRLEPVYSPPGSPPPGDPRIFQGYSFVAPSILFDRNNAVMTDVLEASGAGDRPGPAALARSVMMQDSPFFQQYELDLREPALGQGSFSVCRRCRQLQSGQEFAVKILSRRLEENTQREVAALRLCQSHPNVVKLHEVHHDQLHTYLVLELLQGGELLEHIRKKRHFSESEASQILRSLVSAVSFMHEEAGVVHRDLKPENILYADDTPGAPVKIIDFGFARLRPQSPAGPMQTPCFTLQYAAPELLAQQGYDESCDLWSLGVILYMMLSGQVPFQGASGQGGQSQAAEIMCKIREGRFSLDGEAWEGVSEEAKELVRGLLTVDPAKRLKLEGLRGSSWLQDGSARSSPPLRTPDVLESSGSAVRSGLNATFMAFNRGKREGFFLKSVENAPLAKRRKQKLRSAATSRRVSPAPAAPGRAPAAKGGPRRANGPLPPS; this is translated from the exons ATGAAGGTGCTGCGCAAGGCAGCCTTGGTGCAGCGTGCCAAGACACAGGAGCACACACGCACCGAGCGCTCCGTGCTGGAGCTGGTGCGCCAGGCACCCTTCCTGGTCACGCTGCACTACGCCTTCCAGACTGATGCCAAGCTGCACCTCATCCTGG ACTATGTGAACGGCGGCGAGATGTTCACCCACCTCTACCAGCGCCAGTACTTCAAGGAGGCCGAGGTGCGCGTGTATGGGGGCGAGATCGTGCTGGCTCTGGAGCACCTGCATAAG CTGGGCATCATCTACCGAGATCTGAAGCTGGAGAATGTGCTTCTGGACTCCGAGGGCCATATTGTCCTCACCGACTTTGGGCTTAGCAAGGAGTTCCTGACAGAGGAG AAAGAGCGGACCTTCTCCTTCTGCGGCACCATCGAGTACATGGCCCCTGAAATCATCCGCAGCAAGTCGGGCCACGGCAAG GCTGTAGACTGGTGGAGCCTTGGCATCCTGCTCTTCGAGCTGCTGACAGGGGCCTCACCCTTCACCCTGGAGGGCGAGAGGAACACGCAGGCAGAGGTGTCTCG ACGGATCCTGAAGtgctcccctcccttccccccccgGATCGGGCCAGTGGCACAGGACCTACTGCAGCGGCTACTCTGCAAGGACCCCAGGAAGCGACTGGGTGCAGGACCCCAGGGGGCACAGGAAGTTAAGGACCACCCCTTCTTCCAG gGTCTGGACTGGGCTGCTCTGGCTGCTAGGAAGATTCCAGCCCCATTCCGACCCCAGATCCGCTCAGAGCTGGATGTGGGCAACTTTGCAGAGGAATTTACCCGACTGGAGCCTGTCTACTCACCCCCTGGCAGCCCCCCACCTGGGGACCCTCGCATCTTCCAG GGATACTCCTTCGTGGCGCCATCCATCTTGTTTGACCGCAACAACGCGGTGATGACCGATGTGCTGGAAGCGTCTGGCGCTGGAGACCGGCCCGGCCCGGCGGCGTTGGCCAGGAGCGTCATGATGCAG GATTCGCCCTTCTTCCAGCAGTACGAACTGGACCTGCGGGAACCCGCGTTGGGCCAGGGTAGTTTCTCCGTGTGCCGCCGCTGCCGCCAGCTACAGAGCGGCCAAGAGTTCGCGGTCAAGATCCTCAGTCGCAG gctggAGGAGAACACGCAGCGCGAAGTGGCTGCCCTGCGGCTGTGCCAGTCGCATCCCAACGTGGTGAAGCTGCACGAAGTGCATCACGACCAG CTGCACACGTACCTGGTCCTGGAGCTGCTGCAGGGCGGGGAGCTGCTGGAGCACATCCGCAAGAAGCGGCACTTCAGCGAGTCCGAGGCGAGCCAGATCCTGCGCAGCCTCGTGTCGGCCGTGAGCTTCATGCACGAGGAGGCGGGCGTAGTGCACCGCGACCTGAAGCCCGAG AACATCCTGTACGCCGATGACACGCCCGGGGCCCCGGTGAAGATCATCGACTTCGGGTTCGCGCGCCTGCGCCCGCAAAGCCCCGCAGGGCCCATGCAGACGCCTTGCTTCACGCTGCAGTACGCGGCCCCCGAACTGCTGGCCCAGCAGGGCTACGACGAGTCCTGCGACCTCTGGAGCCTCGGCGTCATTCTG TACATGATGCTGTCGGGCCAGGTCCCCTTCCAGGGGGCCTCAGGCCAAGGCGGGCAGAGCCAGGCGGCGGAGATCATGTGCAAGATCCGCGAGGGGCGCTTCTCTCTTGACGGGGAGGCCTGGGAAGGCGTGTCTGAGGAAGCCAAGGAGCTGGTCCGAG GGCTCCTGACTGTGGATCCCGCCAAGCGGCTGAAGCTCGAGGGGCTGCGGGGCAGCTCATGGCTGCAGGACGGCAGCGCGCGCTCCTCGCCTCCGCTGCGGACGCCGGACGTGCTGGAGTCCTCGGGGTCCGCTGTGCGCTCCGGGCTCAACGCCACCTTCATG GCGTTCAACAGGGGCAAACGCGAGGGTTTCTTCCTGAAGAGCGTGGAAAACGCGCCGCTGGCCAAGCGGCGGAAACAGAAGCTACGGAGCGCCGCCACGTCCCGCCGCGTCTCCCCCGCGCCCGCCGCCCCGGGCCGGGCCCCGGCTGCCAAGGGAGGCCCCCGACGAGCCAATGGCCCCCTACCCCCCTCCTAG